The following proteins are co-located in the Citrobacter freundii ATCC 8090 = MTCC 1658 = NBRC 12681 genome:
- the atpA gene encoding F0F1 ATP synthase subunit alpha: MQLNSTEISELIKQRIAQFNVVSEAHNEGTIVSVSDGVIRIHGLADCMQGEMISLPGNRYAIALNLERDSVGAVVMGPYADLAEGMKVKCTGRILEVPVGRGLLGRVVNTLGSPIDGKGPVDNDGFSPIEVIAPGVIERQSVDQPVQTGYKSVDAMIPIGRGQRELIIGDRQTGKTAMAIDAIINQRDSGIKCVYVAIGQKASTISNVVRKLEEHGALSNTIVVVATASESAALQYLAPYAGCAMGEYFRDRGEDALIVYDDLSKQAVAYRQVSLLLRRPPGREAFPGDVFYLHSRLLERASRVNAEYVEKFTNGEVKGKTGSLTALPIIETQAGDVSAFVPTNVISITDGQIFLETNLFNSGIRPAVNPGISVSRVGGAAQTKIIKKLSGGIRTALAQYRELAAFSQFASDLDEATRKQLSHGQKVTELLKQKQYAPMSVAQQGVVLFAAERGYLEDVELAKIGSFEAALLAYVDRDHAPLMQEINQSGGYNDEIEGKLKAILDSFKATQSW, from the coding sequence ATGCAACTGAATTCCACCGAAATCAGCGAACTGATCAAGCAGCGCATTGCTCAGTTCAATGTTGTGAGCGAAGCTCACAACGAAGGTACTATTGTTTCTGTAAGTGACGGTGTTATCCGCATTCACGGCCTGGCCGATTGTATGCAGGGTGAGATGATTTCCCTGCCGGGTAACCGTTACGCTATCGCACTGAACCTGGAGCGCGACTCCGTAGGTGCAGTTGTGATGGGTCCATACGCTGACCTCGCCGAAGGCATGAAGGTTAAGTGTACGGGTCGTATTCTGGAAGTTCCGGTTGGCCGTGGCCTGCTGGGTCGTGTGGTGAACACTCTGGGTTCCCCGATTGACGGTAAAGGTCCGGTTGATAACGATGGCTTCTCGCCAATCGAAGTTATCGCACCAGGCGTAATCGAACGTCAGTCCGTCGACCAGCCAGTACAGACCGGTTATAAATCTGTTGATGCCATGATCCCAATCGGTCGTGGCCAGCGTGAGCTGATCATCGGTGACCGTCAGACAGGTAAAACCGCGATGGCAATCGATGCCATCATCAACCAGCGTGATTCCGGCATCAAATGTGTGTACGTGGCTATCGGCCAGAAAGCGTCCACCATTTCTAACGTGGTTCGTAAACTGGAAGAACACGGCGCACTGTCCAACACCATCGTTGTTGTGGCGACCGCGTCTGAATCTGCTGCACTGCAATACCTGGCACCATATGCCGGTTGCGCAATGGGCGAATACTTCCGTGACCGCGGTGAAGATGCACTGATCGTTTACGATGACCTGTCTAAACAGGCTGTTGCTTACCGTCAGGTTTCCCTGCTGCTGCGTCGTCCACCAGGACGTGAAGCATTCCCGGGCGACGTATTTTACCTCCACTCCCGTCTGCTGGAACGCGCATCCCGCGTAAACGCGGAATACGTTGAGAAGTTCACCAATGGTGAAGTTAAAGGTAAAACCGGCTCCCTGACCGCTCTGCCGATTATCGAAACCCAGGCGGGTGACGTTTCTGCGTTCGTTCCGACCAACGTAATTTCTATTACCGATGGTCAGATCTTCCTGGAAACCAACCTGTTTAACTCCGGTATTCGTCCGGCAGTTAACCCGGGTATCTCCGTATCTCGTGTTGGTGGTGCAGCGCAGACCAAGATCATCAAGAAACTGTCCGGTGGTATTCGTACCGCGCTGGCGCAGTATCGTGAACTGGCAGCGTTTTCTCAGTTCGCTTCCGACCTGGATGAAGCTACTCGTAAGCAGCTGAGCCACGGTCAGAAAGTAACTGAACTGCTGAAGCAGAAACAGTATGCGCCAATGTCTGTTGCACAGCAGGGTGTGGTGCTGTTCGCGGCTGAACGCGGTTACCTCGAAGATGTGGAACTGGCGAAAATCGGTAGCTTCGAAGCCGCTCTGCTGGCTTACGTTGACCGTGACCACGCTCCGCTGATGCAAGAGATCAACCAGTCCGGTGGCTATAACGATGAAATCGAAGGCAAGCTGAAAGCTATCCTCGATTCCTTCAAGGCAACCCAGTCCTGGTAA
- the atpG gene encoding F0F1 ATP synthase subunit gamma — protein sequence MAGAKEIRSKIASVQNTQKITKAMEMVAASKMRKSQDRMAASRPYAETMRKVIGHLANGNLEYKHPYLEERDVKRVGYLVVSTDRGLCGGLNINLFKKLLADMKTWSDKGVQCDIAMIGSKGVSFFNSVGGNVIAQVTGMGDNPSLSELIGPVKVMLQAYDEGRLDRLYVVSNKFINTMSQTPTITQLLPLPASDDDELKRKSWDYLYEPDPKALLDTLLRRYVESQVYQGVVENLASEQAARMVAMKAATDNGGSLIKELQLVYNKARQASITQELTEIVGGASAV from the coding sequence ATGGCCGGCGCAAAAGAGATACGTAGTAAGATCGCAAGCGTCCAGAACACGCAGAAGATCACTAAAGCGATGGAGATGGTCGCCGCTTCCAAAATGCGTAAATCGCAGGATCGCATGGCGGCCAGCCGTCCTTATGCAGAGACCATGCGCAAAGTGATTGGTCACCTTGCGAATGGTAATCTGGAATATAAGCACCCTTACCTGGAAGAACGCGACGTTAAACGCGTGGGCTACCTGGTGGTGTCGACCGACCGTGGTCTGTGCGGTGGCTTGAACATTAACCTGTTCAAAAAGCTGCTGGCGGATATGAAAACATGGTCCGATAAAGGCGTTCAGTGCGATATCGCAATGATCGGCTCTAAGGGCGTGTCTTTCTTTAACTCCGTTGGCGGTAATGTGATTGCTCAGGTAACCGGTATGGGGGATAACCCTTCCCTGTCCGAACTGATCGGTCCGGTTAAAGTGATGCTGCAGGCCTACGATGAAGGTCGCCTGGACAGACTGTACGTTGTCAGCAACAAATTTATTAACACCATGTCTCAGACGCCAACCATCACCCAACTGCTGCCTCTGCCGGCATCAGATGATGATGAATTGAAGCGTAAATCCTGGGATTACCTGTATGAGCCAGACCCGAAAGCGCTGCTGGATACCCTGCTGCGTCGTTATGTCGAGTCTCAGGTTTATCAGGGCGTGGTAGAAAACCTGGCCAGCGAGCAGGCCGCACGTATGGTGGCGATGAAAGCCGCGACCGACAATGGCGGCAGCCTGATTAAAGAGCTGCAGTTGGTATACAACAAAGCTCGTCAGGCCAGCATTACTCAGGAACTCACCGAAATCGTCGGTGGTGCATCCGCGGTATAA
- the atpD gene encoding F0F1 ATP synthase subunit beta has protein sequence MATGKIVQVIGAVVDVEFPQDAVPRVYDALEVMNGKESLVLEVQQQLGGGIVRTIAMGSSDGLRRGLEVKDLEHPIEVPVGKATLGRIMNVLGHPIDMKGDIGEEERWAIHRAAPSYEELSSSQELLETGIKVIDLMCPFAKGGKVGLFGGAGVGKTVNMMELIRNIAIEHSGYSVFAGVGERTREGNDFYHEMTDSNVLDKVSLVYGQMNEPPGNRLRVALTGLTMAEKFRDEGRDVLLFVDNIYRYTLAGTEVSALLGRMPSAVGYQPTLAEEMGVLQERITSTKTGSITSVQAVYVPADDLTDPSPATTFAHLDATVVLSRQIASLGIYPAVDPLDSTSRQLDPLVVGQEHYDTARGVQSLLQRYQELKDIIAILGMDELSEEDKLVVARARKIQRFLSQPFFVAEVFTGSPGKYVSLKDTIRGFKGIMEGEYDHLPEQAFYMVGSIDEAVEKAKKL, from the coding sequence ATGGCTACTGGAAAAATTGTCCAGGTAATCGGCGCCGTGGTTGACGTCGAATTCCCTCAGGATGCCGTACCGCGCGTGTACGATGCTCTTGAGGTTATGAATGGTAAAGAGAGCCTGGTGCTGGAAGTTCAGCAGCAGCTCGGCGGCGGTATCGTACGTACCATCGCCATGGGTTCTTCTGACGGTCTGCGTCGTGGTCTGGAAGTTAAAGACCTCGAGCACCCGATCGAAGTCCCGGTAGGTAAAGCAACGCTGGGTCGTATCATGAACGTTCTGGGTCACCCGATCGACATGAAAGGCGATATCGGTGAAGAAGAGCGTTGGGCTATCCACCGTGCAGCACCTTCCTACGAAGAGCTGTCAAGCTCTCAGGAACTGCTGGAAACCGGTATCAAAGTTATCGACCTGATGTGTCCGTTCGCTAAGGGCGGTAAAGTTGGTCTGTTCGGTGGTGCGGGTGTAGGTAAAACCGTAAACATGATGGAGCTGATCCGTAACATCGCGATCGAACACTCCGGTTACTCCGTGTTTGCGGGCGTAGGTGAACGTACTCGTGAGGGTAACGACTTCTACCACGAAATGACCGACTCCAACGTTCTGGACAAAGTATCCCTGGTATATGGCCAGATGAACGAGCCGCCTGGAAACCGTCTGCGTGTTGCGCTGACCGGTCTGACCATGGCTGAGAAGTTCCGTGACGAAGGTCGTGACGTTCTGCTGTTCGTTGATAACATCTATCGTTACACCCTGGCCGGTACAGAAGTATCTGCACTGCTGGGTCGTATGCCATCAGCGGTAGGCTACCAGCCGACCCTGGCGGAAGAGATGGGTGTTCTGCAGGAACGTATCACCTCCACCAAAACCGGTTCTATCACCTCCGTTCAGGCGGTATACGTACCAGCGGATGACTTGACTGACCCATCCCCAGCAACCACCTTTGCTCACTTGGATGCAACCGTGGTACTGAGCCGTCAGATCGCATCTCTGGGTATCTACCCGGCAGTTGACCCGCTGGACTCCACCAGCCGTCAGCTGGATCCGCTGGTTGTTGGTCAGGAACACTACGACACCGCGCGTGGCGTACAGTCCCTGCTGCAGCGTTATCAGGAACTGAAAGACATCATCGCCATCCTGGGTATGGATGAACTGTCTGAAGAAGATAAACTGGTGGTAGCACGTGCACGTAAGATTCAGCGCTTCCTGTCCCAGCCGTTCTTCGTTGCGGAAGTATTCACCGGTTCTCCGGGCAAATACGTTTCCCTGAAAGACACCATCCGTGGCTTTAAAGGCATCATGGAAGGCGAATACGACCACCTGCCAGAGCAGGCGTTCTACATGGTGGGTTCTATCGACGAAGCCGTGGAAAAAGCCAAAAAACTTTAA
- a CDS encoding F0F1 ATP synthase subunit epsilon — protein MAMTYHLDVVSAEQQMFSGLVEKIQVTGSEGELGIFPGHAPLLTAIKPGMIRIVKQFGHEEFIYLSGGILEVQPGSVTVLADTAIRGQDLDEARALEAKRKAEEHIKSSHGDVDYAQASAELAKAIAKLRVIELTKKAM, from the coding sequence ATGGCAATGACTTACCACCTGGACGTCGTCAGCGCAGAGCAACAAATGTTCTCTGGTCTGGTCGAGAAAATCCAGGTAACGGGTAGTGAAGGTGAACTGGGTATTTTCCCGGGTCACGCACCGCTGCTCACCGCCATTAAGCCTGGTATGATCCGCATCGTTAAACAGTTCGGTCATGAAGAGTTTATCTACCTGTCCGGCGGCATTCTCGAAGTGCAGCCTGGCAGCGTGACCGTTCTGGCTGATACCGCGATTCGCGGACAGGATCTCGATGAAGCGAGAGCCCTGGAAGCGAAGCGTAAGGCTGAAGAGCACATCAAGAGCTCTCATGGTGACGTGGATTACGCTCAGGCATCTGCGGAACTGGCCAAAGCGATCGCGAAACTGCGCGTTATCGAGTTGACCAAAAAAGCGATGTAA
- the glmU gene encoding bifunctional UDP-N-acetylglucosamine diphosphorylase/glucosamine-1-phosphate N-acetyltransferase GlmU: MLNNAMSVVILAAGKGTRMYSDLPKVLHTLAGKPMVQHVIDAANELGATHVHLVYGHGGDLLKQTLKDGNLNWVLQAEQLGTGHAMQQAAPFFGDDEDILMLYGDVPLISTDTLRRLREAKPQGGIGLLTVKLDDPTGYGRITRDNGNVTGIVEHKDATDEQRQIQEINTGILIANGADMKRWLSKLTNNNVQGEYYITDIIAMAYQEGREIAAVHPARISETEGVNNRLQLSRLERVYQSEQAEKLLLAGVMLRDPARFDLRGTLIHGRDVEIDTNVIIEGNVTVGDRVKIGAGCIIKNSVIGEGCELSPYSVVEDAHLEAACTIGPFARLRPGAELQEGAHVGNFVEMKKARLGKGSKAGHLTYLGDAEIGDNVNIGAGTITCNYDGANKFKTIIGDDVFVGSDTQLVAPVTVGKGATIAAGTTVTRNVADNELVLSRVPQVHKQGWQRPVKKK; encoded by the coding sequence ATGTTGAATAATGCTATGAGCGTCGTGATCCTTGCCGCAGGCAAAGGCACGCGTATGTATTCCGATCTCCCTAAAGTGCTGCATACCCTCGCAGGAAAACCGATGGTTCAGCATGTCATTGATGCTGCTAATGAATTAGGTGCGACTCACGTACATCTGGTCTACGGGCACGGTGGTGATTTGCTCAAGCAGACGCTGAAAGATGGCAATCTGAACTGGGTTCTGCAGGCGGAACAGTTGGGTACCGGCCATGCAATGCAGCAGGCGGCGCCATTCTTTGGTGATGATGAAGACATTTTAATGCTCTATGGCGATGTGCCGCTGATCTCTACCGATACCTTACGTCGCCTGCGTGAAGCTAAACCGCAGGGCGGCATTGGTTTGCTAACGGTAAAACTTGATGACCCAACCGGTTATGGCCGAATTACCCGCGATAACGGCAATGTCACGGGTATCGTTGAGCATAAAGATGCCACCGACGAGCAGCGTCAAATCCAGGAAATAAACACTGGTATCCTGATTGCCAACGGCGCTGACATGAAGCGTTGGCTGTCTAAACTGACCAACAACAACGTGCAGGGTGAATACTACATCACCGATATCATCGCGATGGCGTATCAGGAAGGACGTGAAATTGCTGCAGTACATCCGGCACGCATTAGCGAAACTGAAGGGGTGAATAACCGTCTTCAGCTATCCCGTCTGGAACGTGTTTATCAGTCCGAGCAGGCAGAAAAACTGCTGCTGGCAGGCGTGATGCTGCGCGATCCGGCACGTTTTGATCTTCGCGGTACGCTTATTCACGGGCGCGATGTTGAAATTGATACTAACGTTATCATTGAAGGTAACGTAACCGTTGGGGATCGCGTCAAGATTGGTGCCGGTTGCATCATCAAAAACAGCGTGATTGGTGAGGGTTGCGAGCTTAGCCCATACAGTGTGGTGGAAGATGCGCATCTGGAAGCCGCTTGCACCATTGGTCCATTCGCACGTCTGCGCCCGGGTGCTGAGCTGCAGGAAGGCGCGCACGTGGGTAACTTTGTCGAAATGAAAAAAGCGCGTCTGGGTAAAGGCTCCAAAGCCGGTCATTTGACCTACCTGGGTGATGCGGAAATTGGCGATAACGTGAATATCGGCGCGGGTACGATTACCTGCAACTACGATGGCGCCAATAAGTTTAAAACCATTATTGGTGATGATGTGTTTGTGGGTTCTGATACTCAACTGGTGGCGCCTGTCACCGTGGGTAAAGGTGCGACGATTGCCGCCGGAACCACCGTAACGCGTAATGTCGCCGATAACGAACTGGTATTAAGCCGTGTACCTCAGGTCCATAAACAGGGCTGGCAGCGTCCGGTGAAGAAGAAGTAA
- the glmS gene encoding glutamine--fructose-6-phosphate transaminase (isomerizing), translating into MCGIVGAIAQRDVAEILLEGLRRLEYRGYDSAGLAVVDAEGNMTRLRRLGKVQMLTAAAEEHPLHGGTGIAHTRWATHGEPSEANAHPHVSEHIVVVHNGIIENHEPLRELLKTRGYTFVSETDTEVIAHLVHWELEQGGTLREAVLRTIPQLRGAYGTVIMDTRNPETLLAARSGSPLVIGLGMGENFIASDQLALLPVTRRFIFLEEGDIAEVTRRSVSIFDKSGAEVKRQDIESNLQYDAGEKGIYRHYMQKEIYEQPNAIKNTLTGRISHGEVDLSELGSRANELLSQVEHIQIIACGTSYNSGMVSRYWFESLAGIPCDVEIASEFRYRKSAVRRNSLMITLSQSGETADTLAGLRLSKELGYLGSLAICNVPGSSLVRESDLAMMTNAGTEIGVASTKAFTTQLTVLLMLVAKLSRLKGLDAAIEQEIVHGLQALPSRIEQMLSQDKRIAALAEGFSDKHHALFLGRGDQYPIALEGALKLKEISYIHAEAYAAGELKHGPLALIDADMPVIVVAPNNELLEKLKSNIEEVRARGGQLYVFADQDAGFTSSENMHIIEMPHVEEVIAPIFYTVPLQLLAYHVALIKGTDVDQPRNLAKSVTVE; encoded by the coding sequence ATGTGTGGAATTGTTGGCGCTATCGCGCAGCGTGATGTAGCTGAAATCCTTCTCGAAGGTTTACGTCGTCTGGAATATCGTGGTTATGACTCTGCTGGTCTGGCCGTCGTCGATGCTGAAGGTAACATGACCCGTCTGCGTCGTCTGGGTAAAGTGCAGATGCTGACTGCTGCTGCGGAAGAACATCCGTTGCATGGTGGTACAGGTATCGCTCATACCCGTTGGGCGACACACGGTGAACCTTCAGAAGCGAACGCGCATCCTCATGTTTCTGAACACATTGTTGTGGTGCATAACGGCATCATTGAAAACCATGAACCACTGCGTGAGCTGTTGAAAACGCGTGGCTATACCTTTGTTTCTGAAACCGACACCGAAGTGATTGCTCACCTGGTGCACTGGGAACTGGAACAGGGTGGTACGCTGCGTGAAGCCGTGCTGCGTACTATTCCCCAACTACGTGGTGCCTACGGCACGGTGATCATGGATACCCGTAATCCGGAAACCCTGCTGGCGGCCCGTTCTGGTAGCCCGCTGGTGATTGGTCTGGGTATGGGCGAAAACTTCATCGCTTCCGATCAGCTGGCGCTGCTGCCGGTAACCCGTCGCTTCATCTTCCTGGAAGAGGGTGACATCGCGGAAGTGACTCGTCGTTCTGTCTCTATTTTCGACAAGTCTGGCGCAGAAGTGAAACGTCAGGATATCGAATCGAATCTGCAGTATGACGCGGGCGAAAAAGGTATTTATCGCCACTACATGCAGAAAGAGATCTACGAACAGCCGAACGCGATTAAAAATACGCTGACCGGGCGCATTAGCCACGGTGAAGTGGATTTAAGCGAGCTGGGGTCGCGTGCCAACGAGCTGCTGTCTCAGGTTGAGCATATCCAGATTATCGCCTGCGGTACGTCTTACAACTCCGGTATGGTGTCCCGCTACTGGTTTGAATCGCTGGCGGGTATTCCTTGTGATGTCGAAATCGCTTCCGAATTCCGCTATCGTAAATCCGCCGTGCGCCGTAACAGCCTGATGATTACCCTTTCTCAGTCTGGTGAAACGGCGGATACCCTGGCGGGCCTGCGCTTATCTAAAGAGTTGGGCTATCTGGGCTCGCTGGCTATCTGTAACGTACCAGGATCTTCTCTGGTGCGTGAATCTGACCTGGCGATGATGACCAATGCCGGTACCGAAATCGGTGTGGCCTCCACGAAGGCATTTACCACTCAGCTGACCGTTCTGCTGATGCTGGTGGCGAAACTGTCCCGTCTGAAAGGCCTTGATGCGGCTATTGAGCAGGAGATCGTTCACGGTCTGCAGGCGCTGCCGAGTCGTATTGAGCAGATGTTGTCTCAGGACAAACGCATTGCCGCTCTGGCAGAAGGTTTCTCTGACAAACACCATGCGCTGTTCCTTGGCCGTGGCGATCAGTATCCAATTGCGCTGGAAGGCGCGCTGAAGCTGAAAGAGATCTCTTATATTCACGCTGAAGCTTATGCCGCAGGTGAACTGAAACACGGTCCGCTGGCCCTGATTGATGCCGATATGCCGGTTATCGTGGTTGCGCCGAACAACGAACTGTTGGAAAAACTGAAATCCAACATTGAAGAAGTTCGCGCCCGTGGCGGTCAGCTGTACGTCTTTGCTGACCAGGATGCTGGCTTTACCAGCAGCGAAAACATGCACATCATCGAGATGCCGCATGTGGAAGAGGTGATTGCACCGATCTTCTACACCGTTCCGCTGCAGCTGCTGGCGTATCATGTGGCACTGATTAAAGGCACCGACGTCGATCAGCCGCGTAACCTGGCGAAGTCAGTTACCGTAGAGTAA
- the pstS gene encoding phosphate ABC transporter substrate-binding protein PstS, whose product MKVMRTTVATVVAATLSMSAFSAFAAASLTGAGATFPAPVYAKWADTYQKETGSKVNYQGIGSSGGVKQITANTVDFGASDAPLSDEKLAQEGLFQFPTVIGGVVLAVNIPGLKSGELVLDGKTLGDIYLGKIKKWDDEAITKLNPGLKLPSQNIAVVRRADGSGTSFVFTSYLAKVNEEWKSKIGSGSTVNWPTGLGGKGNDGIAAFVQRLPGSIGYVEYAYAKQNNLAYTKLVSADGKPVSPTEESFANAAKGADWSKTFAQDLTNQKGDDAWPITSTTFILVHKESKKPEQSAEVLKFFDWAYKNGGKQANDLDYASLPDSVVEQVRAAWKTNVKDSSGKALY is encoded by the coding sequence ATGAAAGTTATGCGTACCACTGTCGCAACTGTTGTCGCCGCGACCTTATCCATGAGCGCGTTCTCTGCGTTTGCAGCAGCGAGCCTGACAGGTGCAGGTGCAACCTTCCCTGCGCCAGTGTATGCCAAATGGGCAGATACCTATCAGAAAGAGACCGGTAGCAAAGTAAACTACCAGGGTATCGGCTCCTCCGGTGGTGTAAAACAAATTACGGCCAATACCGTTGATTTCGGCGCTTCTGATGCACCGCTGTCTGACGAAAAACTGGCGCAAGAAGGTCTGTTCCAGTTCCCGACCGTGATCGGTGGCGTAGTGCTGGCTGTGAATATCCCGGGCCTGAAATCCGGCGAGCTGGTGCTGGACGGTAAAACGCTGGGTGACATCTACCTCGGTAAAATTAAGAAGTGGGATGATGAAGCCATCACCAAACTGAACCCGGGTCTGAAGCTGCCTTCACAGAATATCGCCGTTGTGCGTCGCGCTGACGGTTCCGGTACTTCCTTCGTTTTCACCAGCTACCTGGCAAAAGTAAACGAAGAGTGGAAATCTAAAATTGGTTCCGGCTCTACCGTGAACTGGCCGACCGGTCTGGGCGGTAAAGGTAACGACGGTATCGCTGCGTTCGTACAGCGTCTGCCGGGTTCTATCGGTTACGTTGAGTACGCTTACGCTAAGCAGAACAACCTGGCGTACACCAAGCTGGTCTCTGCTGATGGCAAACCGGTAAGCCCGACAGAAGAGAGCTTTGCTAACGCCGCAAAAGGCGCTGACTGGAGCAAAACTTTCGCTCAGGATCTGACTAACCAGAAAGGTGACGACGCGTGGCCAATCACTTCCACCACCTTCATCCTGGTCCATAAAGAGTCGAAGAAACCAGAGCAGAGCGCAGAAGTGCTGAAATTCTTCGACTGGGCGTACAAAAATGGCGGCAAACAGGCTAACGACCTGGATTACGCCAGCCTGCCGGACAGCGTGGTTGAGCAGGTTCGTGCTGCATGGAAGACCAACGTGAAAGACAGCAGCGGTAAAGCTCTGTACTAA
- the pstC gene encoding phosphate ABC transporter permease PstC, whose protein sequence is MAATKPAFNPPGKKGDMIFSALVRLAALIVLLMLGGIIVSLVISSWPSIQKFGFSFLWTKDWDAPNDIYGALVPIYGTLVTSLIALLIAVPVSFGIALFLTELAPGWLRRPLGIAIELLAAIPSIVYGMWGLFIFAPLFATYFQEPVGNILSNIPFVGALFSGPAFGIGILAAGVILAIMIIPYIAAVMRDVFEQTPVLMKESAYGIGCTTWEVIWRIVLPFTKNGVIGGVMLGLGRALGETMAVTFIIGNTYQLDSASLYMPGNSITSALANEFAEAESGLHVAALMELGLILFVITFIVLAASKFMIMRLAKNEGAR, encoded by the coding sequence ATGGCTGCAACCAAGCCTGCTTTTAACCCACCGGGTAAAAAGGGTGACATGATCTTCAGCGCGCTGGTAAGACTGGCTGCGCTGATTGTGCTATTGATGTTGGGTGGCATTATTGTCTCTCTGGTTATCTCCTCCTGGCCAAGCATTCAGAAATTTGGTTTCTCCTTTCTGTGGACCAAAGACTGGGATGCGCCGAACGATATCTACGGTGCTTTAGTACCGATTTACGGTACGCTGGTTACCTCACTTATTGCACTGCTGATTGCCGTTCCGGTGAGTTTCGGCATTGCGCTGTTCCTGACTGAACTTGCACCTGGCTGGCTGCGTCGCCCGCTGGGTATCGCTATTGAACTGCTGGCGGCAATTCCGAGTATCGTGTACGGCATGTGGGGGCTGTTTATCTTTGCCCCGCTGTTTGCGACGTACTTCCAGGAGCCGGTCGGAAACATCCTTTCCAACATTCCGTTTGTTGGCGCACTGTTCTCCGGCCCGGCTTTTGGTATCGGTATTCTGGCGGCTGGCGTGATCCTCGCCATCATGATCATCCCGTACATTGCGGCGGTTATGCGTGATGTGTTCGAACAAACGCCGGTACTGATGAAAGAGTCGGCCTACGGCATCGGCTGTACCACCTGGGAAGTTATCTGGCGTATCGTCCTGCCGTTCACTAAAAACGGTGTAATTGGCGGCGTGATGCTGGGTCTGGGGCGTGCGCTGGGTGAAACCATGGCGGTGACCTTTATCATCGGTAACACCTACCAGCTCGATAGCGCCTCGCTGTACATGCCGGGCAACAGTATTACCTCTGCGCTGGCGAATGAATTTGCCGAAGCGGAATCTGGGCTGCACGTTGCCGCGTTGATGGAGCTGGGTCTGATTCTGTTTGTGATCACCTTCATCGTGCTGGCTGCGTCTAAGTTCATGATCATGCGCCTTGCGAAGAACGAGGGGGCACGCTAA
- the pstA gene encoding phosphate ABC transporter permease PstA, protein MATLEMQNTAQLAESRRKMQARRRLKNRIALTLSMATMAFGLFWLIWILMSTITRGIDGMSLALFTEMTPPPNTAGGGLANALAGSGLLILWATVFGTPLGIMAGIYLAEYGRKSWLAEVIRFINDILLSAPSIVVGLFVYTIVVAKMEHFSGWAGVIALALLQVPIVIRTTENMLKLVPDSLREAAYALGTPKWKMISAITLKASVSGIITGVLLAIARIAGETAPLLFTSLSNQFWSTDMMQPIANLPVTIFKFAMSPFAEWQQLAWAGVLIITLCVLLLNILARVIFAKKKHG, encoded by the coding sequence ATGGCTACGCTTGAAATGCAAAACACCGCTCAGCTTGCGGAATCCCGCCGTAAAATGCAGGCGCGTCGTCGTCTGAAAAACCGCATCGCGCTGACGCTCTCTATGGCAACCATGGCGTTCGGTCTGTTCTGGCTCATTTGGATCCTGATGTCCACGATCACCCGCGGTATTGACGGTATGTCGCTGGCGCTGTTCACCGAAATGACGCCGCCGCCGAATACGGCGGGCGGTGGTCTGGCGAACGCCCTGGCCGGTAGCGGTCTGTTGATTCTGTGGGCGACCGTGTTTGGTACCCCGCTCGGTATTATGGCGGGTATCTACCTGGCGGAGTATGGGCGTAAGTCCTGGCTGGCTGAGGTCATCCGATTTATCAATGACATCCTGCTTTCTGCGCCATCTATCGTGGTCGGTCTGTTCGTTTACACCATCGTGGTAGCAAAAATGGAGCATTTCTCCGGCTGGGCGGGCGTGATCGCGCTGGCGCTGCTGCAGGTGCCTATTGTTATTCGTACCACAGAGAACATGCTCAAGCTGGTGCCAGATAGTCTGCGTGAAGCCGCCTATGCACTGGGTACGCCGAAATGGAAGATGATTTCTGCGATCACCCTGAAGGCATCTGTCTCGGGGATCATTACAGGTGTTCTGTTAGCAATTGCTCGTATCGCAGGTGAAACGGCTCCGCTGCTGTTTACGTCGCTCTCCAACCAGTTCTGGAGCACCGACATGATGCAGCCTATCGCCAACCTGCCGGTCACTATCTTTAAGTTTGCGATGAGCCCGTTTGCTGAGTGGCAGCAACTGGCCTGGGCCGGGGTACTGATTATTACCCTGTGCGTACTGCTGCTGAACATTCTGGCGCGCGTCATTTTCGCGAAGAAGAAACACGGTTAA